A genome region from Bombilactobacillus bombi includes the following:
- a CDS encoding RluA family pseudouridine synthase has product MKFTFISQQTNTVSLKSFLTDQGISKHLYNEMKHTAAAFIVNGQIVDATVQINYHDQVTINLPPEVDNPQVATSYQPLEIVYEDSNWLVIDKPAYLSSVPGPNNPLDTVVNRVKGHLKNQKEVNLVPHIITRLDRDTQGLMLVAKHRLANIWANQQLAKRQIKKFYYALVAGTLVDDHGIIDQPIGRVGQQVARQVTTTGQTARTEYWVLQRFSQFTLVKVQLHTGRTHQIRVHFAYLGHPLVGDHLYGGPLNYGYEYQALEAYYLEFQDDFTHKKQHFELPERLVKNGKKMH; this is encoded by the coding sequence ATGAAATTTACTTTTATCAGTCAACAAACAAATACTGTATCTTTGAAGAGTTTTTTAACAGATCAAGGTATTAGTAAGCATTTATATAATGAAATGAAACATACTGCAGCAGCTTTTATTGTCAATGGACAAATAGTGGATGCCACAGTACAAATTAATTATCATGATCAAGTGACGATTAATTTGCCTCCCGAAGTGGATAATCCGCAAGTGGCAACAAGTTATCAACCTTTAGAAATTGTTTATGAAGATTCAAACTGGTTAGTAATTGATAAACCCGCTTACTTATCCTCGGTTCCTGGGCCTAACAATCCACTTGATACGGTAGTCAACCGCGTTAAAGGCCATTTAAAAAATCAAAAAGAAGTGAACTTAGTACCACACATTATTACGCGCTTAGATCGTGATACTCAAGGATTAATGTTGGTGGCTAAACATCGTTTAGCTAATATCTGGGCTAACCAACAATTAGCTAAGCGTCAAATTAAAAAGTTTTATTATGCCCTAGTTGCAGGCACATTAGTAGATGACCATGGCATAATTGACCAGCCAATTGGGCGAGTAGGGCAACAAGTAGCTCGCCAAGTAACTACTACTGGACAAACGGCGCGGACAGAATATTGGGTTCTGCAACGATTTAGTCAATTTACACTAGTTAAAGTTCAATTACACACAGGGCGTACTCATCAGATTCGAGTACATTTTGCTTATTTAGGGCATCCGCTAGTAGGTGATCATTTATATGGCGGTCCATTAAACTATGGCTATGAGTATCAGGCTTTAGAGGCGTATTATTTAGAATTTCAAGATGATTTTACTCACAAGAAGCAACACTTTGAGTTGCCGGAACGATTAGTAAAAAATGGTAAAAAAATGCACTAA
- a CDS encoding nucleoside 2-deoxyribosyltransferase: MQKHIYLAGGFFNPKQNQLVDQIETALQKNPTIGYIHSPRNHQYKNVSEDHDPEGIFGSYEWANETYNNDLTAMQLADLGVVAWDNVAPDTGTAWEMGYLTAINKPLVMVCEDNNVDTTGINLMLVKSIKAYLTKPAELAKFDFNLIETSLYKGKII; the protein is encoded by the coding sequence ATGCAAAAACATATTTACTTAGCTGGAGGATTTTTTAACCCAAAGCAAAATCAATTGGTAGACCAAATTGAAACTGCCCTACAAAAAAATCCTACTATTGGCTACATTCACAGCCCACGTAATCATCAATATAAAAACGTGAGTGAAGACCATGATCCGGAAGGGATTTTTGGCAGTTACGAATGGGCTAACGAAACTTATAATAATGATTTAACAGCTATGCAATTAGCTGATTTAGGAGTTGTTGCCTGGGATAATGTTGCACCTGATACCGGAACTGCCTGGGAAATGGGTTATCTGACGGCCATCAATAAACCATTAGTTATGGTTTGTGAAGACAACAATGTGGATACTACCGGGATTAATCTCATGTTAGTCAAAAGTATCAAAGCTTATCTAACCAAACCAGCTGAGCTAGCAAAGTTTGATTTTAATCTGATTGAGACTAGTCTTTATAAGGGTAAGATTATTTAA
- a CDS encoding malolactic enzyme: protein MENNGQDLLNNPFLNRGTAFSLADREKFHLQGLLPPTVQTIEQQAQVTYEQFQKKNSNLEKRIFLMTIFNTNRVLFFKLFSQHIMEFMPIVYDPTIADTIENYSHLFVNPQNAAFLSIDNQENIRTALNNAAAGRQIKLIVVTDGEAILGIGDWGTQGVDIAVGKLMVYTAAAGIDPAQVLPVVLDAGTNNQALLNDPLYLGNHHKRIKGDAYHQFVDNFVNTAEELFPEMYLHFEDFGRDNAATILNRYKDKILTFNDDIQGTGIIVLSGILGALNISNQKLTEQKYLCFGAGTAGTGIVKQIYQEMMNEGLSAQEAKEHFYLVDKQGLLFEDTADLTPEQKMFARKRSEFNNSSELTTLEAVVKAIHPTIMVGTSTKPGTFTQEIVKEMATYTDRPIIFPLSNPTKLAEATAADLIKWSDGRALVATGIPSKPVEYQGVTYEIGQANNALVYPGLGLGAIAANARVLSDTMISVAAHSLGGIVDPKQPGAAVLPPVSKLNIFSQTVAENVSNQAIKEGLSQNNFTNGHDAVCAIKWEAQY from the coding sequence ATGGAAAACAATGGTCAAGACTTATTAAATAATCCCTTTTTAAATCGAGGCACAGCATTTAGTCTCGCCGACAGAGAAAAATTTCACTTACAAGGTCTATTACCACCAACTGTCCAGACTATCGAACAACAAGCGCAAGTAACTTATGAACAGTTTCAAAAAAAGAATTCAAATTTAGAAAAAAGAATTTTTTTGATGACTATTTTTAATACTAATCGAGTTTTATTTTTCAAACTATTTAGTCAACATATTATGGAATTTATGCCTATTGTGTATGATCCCACAATTGCTGACACAATTGAAAACTATAGTCATTTATTTGTGAATCCACAAAATGCCGCTTTTTTGTCAATTGATAATCAAGAAAACATACGTACAGCACTAAACAACGCGGCTGCAGGCCGTCAAATCAAATTAATCGTTGTCACTGATGGTGAAGCAATTTTAGGTATTGGCGATTGGGGAACTCAAGGAGTAGATATTGCGGTTGGTAAACTGATGGTTTATACAGCGGCTGCAGGGATTGATCCAGCTCAAGTATTACCCGTTGTTTTAGATGCTGGCACCAATAATCAAGCTTTATTAAATGATCCTTTGTACTTAGGTAATCACCATAAGCGAATTAAAGGTGATGCTTATCATCAATTTGTTGATAATTTTGTCAATACTGCTGAAGAATTATTTCCAGAAATGTATTTGCACTTTGAAGATTTTGGCCGTGATAATGCTGCCACTATTCTTAATCGTTATAAAGACAAAATTTTAACTTTCAATGATGACATTCAAGGTACTGGAATTATTGTTTTGTCAGGAATTTTAGGTGCGCTTAATATCAGTAACCAAAAATTAACGGAACAAAAATATCTTTGTTTTGGTGCTGGTACTGCTGGCACTGGTATTGTCAAACAAATTTATCAGGAAATGATGAACGAAGGTCTTTCAGCGCAAGAAGCTAAGGAACATTTTTATTTGGTTGACAAACAAGGATTATTGTTCGAAGATACTGCCGATTTAACTCCTGAACAAAAAATGTTTGCGAGAAAACGCAGTGAATTCAATAATTCTTCAGAATTAACCACCTTAGAAGCTGTTGTTAAAGCCATTCATCCAACAATTATGGTTGGAACGTCAACTAAACCAGGGACCTTTACCCAAGAAATTGTCAAAGAAATGGCAACTTATACTGACCGTCCAATTATCTTTCCCTTATCAAATCCCACCAAGTTAGCAGAAGCTACTGCTGCTGATCTAATTAAATGGTCAGATGGTCGAGCATTAGTTGCAACTGGAATTCCATCAAAACCGGTAGAATATCAAGGTGTAACCTATGAAATTGGACAAGCAAATAATGCGTTAGTATATCCTGGCCTAGGATTAGGAGCAATTGCTGCAAACGCTAGAGTTTTAAGCGACACTATGATTAGCGTGGCTGCTCATTCTCTAGGAGGCATTGTCGATCCCAAACAACCCGGAGCCGCCGTTTTACCACCAGTCTCTAAATTAAATATCTTCTCACAAACTGTGGCAGAAAATGTCAGCAATCAAGCCATTAAAGAAGGATTAAGTCAAAATAATTTTACCAATGGTCATGATGCTGTTTGTGCAATCAAATGGGAAGCCCAATATTAA
- a CDS encoding aldo/keto reductase yields the protein MTIPQITLNNNVQIPQLGMGVFKMKDHDQFIQAFQWALEIGYRHFDTAAIYGNEKWLGEAIKKSGINRQELFITSKLWPAEFDDVSKAYHDSLSRLGLDYLDLYLIHWPAPGYQQAWQEMEKLYQEHKIRSIGVSNFMIKHLEKLQETATITPAVDQVELHPYLQRPELLDYLQKHKIAVEAWGPLGQGINGVFEEASLQAIAQNHHKGSAQVILRWHLQRQTIIFPKSVHQKRLQQNFDIFDFELTDSEMATIAALDKNQPNGSDPNDDEHLARTKLRPVIN from the coding sequence ATGACTATTCCACAAATTACTTTAAATAATAATGTTCAAATTCCCCAATTAGGGATGGGCGTTTTTAAAATGAAAGATCATGACCAATTTATCCAAGCCTTTCAATGGGCACTGGAAATTGGTTATCGCCATTTTGATACTGCTGCTATTTATGGCAATGAAAAATGGCTCGGCGAAGCTATTAAAAAATCAGGTATTAATCGGCAAGAATTATTCATTACCTCTAAACTTTGGCCTGCAGAATTTGATGATGTTTCAAAAGCTTATCATGATTCTTTATCACGCTTGGGCTTAGATTACTTAGATTTATATCTGATTCATTGGCCAGCACCAGGTTACCAACAGGCTTGGCAAGAAATGGAGAAACTATATCAAGAGCACAAAATTAGAAGTATTGGTGTTTCTAATTTTATGATTAAACATTTGGAAAAACTGCAAGAAACTGCAACTATCACGCCTGCAGTAGACCAAGTTGAACTGCATCCTTATCTGCAACGACCAGAATTATTAGATTATTTACAAAAACATAAAATTGCAGTTGAAGCTTGGGGCCCACTTGGTCAAGGTATTAATGGCGTGTTTGAAGAAGCAAGTCTGCAAGCTATTGCACAAAACCACCATAAGGGTAGCGCTCAAGTAATTTTACGCTGGCATTTACAACGCCAGACGATTATTTTCCCCAAATCAGTCCATCAAAAACGGCTGCAACAAAATTTTGATATTTTTGATTTTGAATTAACTGACTCAGAAATGGCAACTATTGCAGCATTAGACAAGAATCAGCCTAATGGCTCTGATCCTAATGATGATGAGCACTTAGCCCGCACCAAATTGCGTCCAGTCATTAATTAA
- a CDS encoding LysR family transcriptional regulator produces MNIQDLLYFNKLVELRNYSQTARYFSVTQPTISYTIKRLEKQFGTTLLDRQTMNLTIAGKQFYEHTQKITHEMDLLSKDMAGVLTPRIKLGLPPIITNYLLHQPKYLKVFQANLEHLTVYSEESQHTFQDLIKGNLDVSLVGSAQPIVEPDLNADILCQHHFKIICSSRSLLANNKEVSLTELQEYPFILLDKKSTHQQVFSQLMSRHLFNPWVLFCTANFNTILTLVQQNSGISFLTETALAACSHDIVALDLKEAKQIYFYISLVSRVNHEQNPILQAFIQQIKSAIN; encoded by the coding sequence ATGAACATTCAAGATTTACTATATTTTAATAAATTAGTGGAATTGCGTAATTACTCGCAAACAGCGCGCTATTTTTCTGTAACGCAACCAACTATTTCTTATACAATCAAACGTTTGGAAAAGCAATTTGGCACAACTTTGTTAGATCGACAGACAATGAATTTAACGATTGCAGGGAAACAATTCTATGAGCATACACAAAAAATAACACATGAAATGGATTTATTATCCAAAGATATGGCAGGTGTCTTAACTCCAAGAATAAAGTTGGGCTTACCGCCAATTATTACTAACTATCTATTACATCAACCAAAATATCTAAAAGTTTTTCAAGCTAACTTAGAACATTTGACAGTATATTCAGAAGAGTCACAACATACTTTTCAAGATTTGATTAAGGGTAATTTAGATGTCTCTTTGGTTGGTAGTGCCCAACCTATTGTTGAGCCAGATTTAAATGCTGATATTCTCTGTCAGCATCATTTTAAAATTATATGTAGCAGCCGCTCACTTTTAGCCAATAACAAGGAAGTATCTTTAACTGAACTTCAAGAATATCCCTTTATTTTGTTAGACAAAAAATCGACTCATCAACAAGTTTTTTCTCAGTTGATGAGCCGACATTTATTTAATCCGTGGGTGCTTTTTTGTACAGCTAATTTTAATACTATTTTGACATTGGTCCAACAAAATAGCGGCATTAGCTTTTTAACAGAAACAGCACTCGCAGCTTGCAGCCATGATATCGTAGCATTAGATTTAAAAGAAGCAAAGCAAATATATTTTTATATTAGTTTAGTATCACGGGTTAATCATGAACAAAATCCTATATTACAAGCATTTATTCAACAAATAAAATCAGCCATTAATTAA